The Micropterus dolomieu isolate WLL.071019.BEF.003 ecotype Adirondacks linkage group LG22, ASM2129224v1, whole genome shotgun sequence genome contains a region encoding:
- the LOC123961565 gene encoding T-box transcription factor TBX1-A codes for MDGPQLSQSCELSLPCCADGGPLLSAKAPQVSGVRVQLEMHALWQQFDQLGTEMIVTKAGRRMFPTFQVQISGMDPAAEYVLLMDFIPVDDKRYRYAFHSSSWLVAGRADVIAPSRMHFHPDSPACGAQWMKQTVSFDTLKLTNNLLDDNGHMILNSMHRYQPRFHVVYVDPTPNSHLNAYRNFCSFSFPETRFMAVTAYQNHRITQLKIASNPFAKGFRTTDPQDQVGNSGPLALWCPPEGRAEPLIIKPGAQRSWGSKTSTRQEDPAPLLAEQCGLFHPCKDSVGLTMERKDGDSVLEPASFLAIPSYWDWPGSSQERALRDAAGWMEEEEEEVKDWKADNSMNGSGQGKDADYGSPPASLPSDDGFGRLT; via the exons ATGGATG GTCCTCAGCTGTCTCAGAGCTGTGAACTATCTCTACCCTGCTGTGCAGACGGGGGGCCACTGTTGAGCGCCAAGGCCCCCCAAGTCAGTGGTGTCAGAGTTCAGCTGGAGATGCATGCACTTTGGCAGCAGTTTGACCAGCTGGGCACAGAGATGATTGTTACCAAAGCTGGGAG GAGGATGTTTCCAACATTCCAGGTGCAAATCTCAGGGATGGATCCTGCTGCTGAATATGTCTTGCTCATGGACTTTATCCCTGTTGACGATAAAAGATACAG ATATGCGTTCCACAGCTCATCCTGGCTGGTGGCAGGGCGAGCGGATGTTATTGCCCCAAGCAGGATGCATTTCCACCCAGACTCACCTGCCTGTGGAGCCCAGTGGATGAAGCAGACTGTTTCTTTCGACACTCTCAAGCTCACCAACAACCTGCTGGATGACAACGGACAT ATGATATTGAACTCCATGCATCGCTACCAGCCACGCTTCCATGTGGTGTATGTGGATCCAACTCCCAACAGTCACTTAAACGCATACAGGAACTTCTGCTCTTTTTCCTTCCCCGAGACACGCTTTATGGCTGTCACTGCCTATCAGAACCACCGG ATCACCCAGCTAAAAATTGCAAGCAACCCGTTTGCTAAAGGCTTCAGGACTACAGACCCCCAGGACCA ggtgGGTAACTCCGGACCCTTGGCACTGTggtgtccaccagagggcagagCTGAGCCCCTCATCATCAAACCTGGAGCACAGAGAAGCTGGGGCTCAAAGACTTCAACCA GACAGGAGGACCCAGCCCCGTTGTTGGCGGAGCAGTGTGGACTGTTCCACCCGTGTAAAGACTCTGTGGGACTCACCATGGAGAGGAAAGATGGGGACAGTGTATTAGAACCGGCTTCCTTCCTCGCTATTCCCTCCTACTGGGACTGGCCAGGATCATCTCAAGAGAGAG CTCTGAGGGATGCAGCGGGgtggatggaggaggaggaggaggaggtgaaagacTGGAAGGCGGATAACAGCATGAACGGGTCTGGACAGGGGAAGGATGCGGATTACGGTAGCCCGCCGGCCAGCCTGCCTTCCGACGATGGTTTCGGTCGTTTGACGTGA
- the LOC123961640 gene encoding apolipoprotein A-I-like, giving the protein MNSSLTRRYKKSALVEVVQSRQELHQTTIMKFVALALALLAVGSHAAYLQADAPSQLDQIRSAVDLYLTQVKDSATKALDNLDGAEYSAIKTTLTERIDQLYTQIKELQKTVSPITDNVVATISDATADFRTAVTGDIEALRAKYEPERAKLREVIEKHIADYREQIEPIVTEYQTKHAAEMESLKAKVEPLVEQLRAKIAVNVEETKTAMMPIVEGVREKLSERLENLKTLAAPYVEEYKDKLTQSYNQAQTINMEELTALQEKIAPLAAEIKDKFQAIFEAIAATVTKS; this is encoded by the exons ATGAACTCATCCCTCACCCGGCGCTATAAAAAGTCTGCTCTTGTTGAAGTTGTTCAGTCTCGTCAAGAACTCCACCAG ACCACCATCATGAAATTCGTGGCTCTCGCTCTTGCCCTTCTGGCTGTCG GCTCTCACGCCGCTTACCTCCAGGCTGATGCACCCTCCCAGCTGGACCAAATCAGGTCTGCTGTCGATCTCTACCTGACTCAGGTGAAGGACAGTGCCACCAAAGCCCTGGACAACCTCGATGGAGCTGAGTACAGTGCAATCAA GACCACCCTAACTGAGCGCATTGACCAACTGTACACTCAGATCAAGGAACTGCAGAAGACTGTCTCTCCCATCACTGACAACGTCGTCGCCACCATCTCTGACGCCACTGCTGACTTCCGTACCGCTGTCACAGGGGATATCGAGGCCCTGAGAGCCAAGTATGAGCCCGAACGTGCCAAGCTGAGGGAGGTCATCGAAAAACACATCGCTGACTACCGCGAGCAGATTGAGCCCATCGTCACAGAGTACCAAACGAAGCACGCCGCTGAGATGGAAAGTCTGAAGGCCAAGGTGGAGCCCCTTGTGGAGCAGCTGCGTGCCAAGATAGCTGTCAACGTGGAGGAGACCAAGACCGCCATGATGCCCATTGTGGAGGGTGTGCGTGAGAAGCTCTCTGAGCGTCTGGAGAATCTGAAGACACTGGCTGCTCCCTACGTCGAGGAATACAAGGACAAGCTGACACAGTCCTACAACCAGGCGCAGACCATCAACATGGAAGAGCTCACTGCCCTGCAGGAGAAGATTGCACCTTTAGCCGCTGAAATCAAGGATAAGTTCCAAGCTATCTTCGAGGCCATCGCTGCTACCGTCACCAAGAGCTAA